One Hordeum vulgare subsp. vulgare chromosome 4H, MorexV3_pseudomolecules_assembly, whole genome shotgun sequence DNA window includes the following coding sequences:
- the LOC123449900 gene encoding MADS-box transcription factor 51-like codes for MAPRGAVELRRIEDRTSRQVRFCKRRSCLFKKAYELGLLCDAEVALLVFSPAGRLYEYASSSIGGTYDRYQAFGGDEKDHLNEGGASTNNDGDPSNIQSRLKEIASWSLQNNADEADANELEKLEKLLTDALENTKYKKMLAQRNGGASTGSGGGNSISPMGQKEGRS; via the exons ATGGCGCCGCGCGGGGCGGTTGAGCTGCGGCGGATCGAGGACCGGACGAGCCGGCAGGTGCGCTTCTGCAAGCGCCGCTCATGCCTCTTCAAGAAGGCCTACGAGCTCGGCCTCCTCTGCGACGCCGAGGTCGCGCTGCTCGTCTTCTCCCCCGCCGGCAGGCTCTACGAGTACGCATCTTCCAG CATTGGAGGTACATATGACCGCTATCAAGCATTTGGAGGAGACGAAAAGGACCACCTGAATGAAGGCGGTGCAAGTACCAACAAT GATGGAGATCCTTCAAATATACAGTCAAGGCTTAAAGAGATTGCTTCCTG GTCTCTTCAAAACAATGCTGATGAGGCAGATGCTAATGAGCTAGAGAAACTGGAGAAACTACTCACAGATGCTTTGGAGAATACAAAAtacaagaag ATGTTGGCGCAACGAAACGGCGGCGCAAGCACCGGTTCGGGCGGCGGGAACTCCATCAGTCCTATGGGGCAGAAGGAAGGAAGGAGCTGA
- the LOC123449899 gene encoding alpha-L-fucosidase 2-like, translating to MDTDGPDGWVWVRRPAEEGARARRPWTADEEERPLKVAFSSPAEYFTDAAPIGNGSLGAMVWGGVSSDKLQLNHDTLWTGVPGNYTDPKAPGVLAEVRGLVDQGRFADATASAKGLFGGLSEVYQPLGELNIEFSTSEQVYDSYKRELDLHTATALVTYNIGGVQYTREHFCSNPHQAIVTRFSASTPGHVSCTLSLSSQLNHSVTVINENEMIMEGICPGQRPGMRENGGDNVTGIRFTAALGLQMGGSAAKSTVLNDQKLRLDSADWVVFVVAAASSFYGPHVNPADSKLDPTSLALSMLNHSRNFTFDQLKAAHLDDYQSLFNRVTLQLSQGSNDACTSVTRTDIQEQVAEDIRTSADRVKSFSSDEDPSLVELLFQYGRYLLISCSRPGTQVSNLQGIWSQDIAPEWDAAPHLNINLQMNYWPALPCNLSECQEPLFDFLGSLAVNGTKTAKVNYQAGGWVTHHVSDIWAKSSAFLKNPKHAVWPMGGAWLCTHLWEHYQFSLDKDFLENTAYPLLEGCANFLVDWLIEGPGGYLETNPSTSPEHAFVAPDGKPASVSYSTTMDVSIIREVFLAVLSSAELLGKADIDLVERIKKALPRLPPIQIARDRTVMEWALDFKDPEVQHRHLSHLFGLYPGHTISMDNDPEICEAVANSLYKRGEDGPGWSTTWKMALWARLLDSENAYRMVLKLITLVPPGGKVAFEGGLYSNLWTAHPPFQIDANFGFAAAIAEMLIQSTQSDLYLLPALPRDKWPSGSVKGLKARGDVTVDIRWKEGELHEAVLWSSNNQNSVARLHYGKEVAALTLRHGIFYKFGSGLRCLETWPLSR from the exons ATGGACACCGACGGCCCCGACGGCTGGGTCTGGGTGCGCCGGCCGGCGGAGGAGGGAGCGCGAGCGCGGCGGCCATGGACGGCCGACGAGGAGGAGCGGCCGCTCAAGGTGGCGTTCTCGTCGCCGGCCGAGTACTTCACGGACGCGGCGCCGATCGGCAACGGCAGCCTCGGCGCCATGGTTTGGGGCGGGGTCTCCTCCGACAAGCTCCAGCTTAACC ATGATACACTATGGACCGGCGTGCCAGGGAACTACACCGACCCAAAGGCGCCGGGTGTTCTTGCAGAGGTGAGGGGATTGGTCGACCAAGGAAGGTTCGCCGACGCCACGGCTTCAGCCAAGGGCCTTTTCGGTGGACTGTCTGAG GTATACCAACCTCTTGGTGAATTGAATATCGAGTTCAGCACCTCGGAACAGGTGTATGATTCATACAAAAGAGAGCTTGATCTACATACGGCGACTGCTCTGGTCACATACAACATTGGGGGAGTGCAGTACACTAGAGAGCACTTCTGCTCGAATCCGCATCAagccattgtcaccaggttctcaGCAAGCACACCAGGCCATGTCTCCTGCACACTGTCGTTAAGCAGCCAGTTAAACCACAGCGTCACAGTAATCAATGAAAACGAGATGATCATGGAAGGCATATGTCCAGGTCAGAGGCCTGGGATGAGAGAAAACGGCGGCGATAATGTAACTGGCATTAGGTTTACAGCTGCTCTGGGTTTGCAGATGGGTGGGAGCGCGGCAAAATCAACAGTGCTGAATGACCAAAAGTTGAGGCTTGACAGTGCAGATtgggttgttttcgttgttgcggCAGCATCCTCATTCTATGGGCCACATGTTAATCCTGCAGACTCTAAATTAGATCCCACATCACTAGCTCTCAGTATGCTGAACCACAGCAGGAACTTCACATTTGATCAACTTAAAGCAGCCCATTTGGATGATTATCAGAGCCTTTTTAACCGCGTGACCTTGCAACTTTCACAAGGATCGAACGACGCATGCACTTCGGTGACTCGAACAGATATACAAGAACAAGTTGCTGAAGACATCAGGACATCAGCAGATAGGGTGAAGAGTTTTAGTAGTGATGAGGATCCTTCGCTGGTTGAACTCTTATTTCAGTATGGCCGCTATCTCCTCATTTCCTGCTCTCGGCCTGGAACTCAGGTTTCTAATCTGCAAGGAATCTGGAGCCAAGATATTGCACCTGAGTGGGA TGCAGCTCCCCATCTGAATATAAATCTACAGATGAATTACTGGCCAGCACTTCCTTGCAACCTTAGTGAATGCCAAGAACCATTATTTGATTTCCTAGGATCGCTTGCGGTTAACGGGACTAAAACAGCAAAA GTCAATTACCAAGCAGGTGGATGGGTAACACATCATGTGTCGGATATATGGGCAAAATCATCGGCGTTTCTTAAGAATCCAAAGCATGCTGTGTGGCCTATGGGAGGGGCCTGGCTTTGCACACACCTGTGGGAGCATTACCAGTTTTCACTGGACAAA GACTTTTTGGAAAACACAGCATATCCATTGCTGGAAGGCTGTGCCAACTTTCTGGTTGACTGGTTGATTGAAGGACCCGGAGGTTATCTGGAAACCAATCCCTCAACATCTCCGGAGCATGCTTTCGTAGCTCCTGATGGTAAGCCAGCAAGCGTGAGTTACTCGACAACAATGGACGTCTCGATCATCCGGGAGGTTTTCCTTGCAGTCCTTTCATCTGCGGAG CTTTTGGGTAAAGCTGATATTGATTTGGTTGAGAGAATCAAGAAAGCACTCCCAAGACTTCCTCCCATACAAATTGCAAGAGATCGTACCGTCATGGAGTGG GCGCTAGATTTCAAGGACCCAGAAGTCCAGCATAGGCACCTGTCGCATCTCTTTGGACTTTACCCTGGACACACTATATCCATGGATAATGACCCTGAAATTTGTGAAGCTGTTGCCAATAGCCTTTATAAAAGAG GTGAAGATGGCCCCGGATGGTCAACTACATGGAAAATGGCCCTGTGGGCGCGTCTTCTGGACAGTGAAAATGCATACAGAATGGTTCTAAAGCTGATCACCCTGGTTCCTCCTGGTGGTAAGGTTGCGTTTGAAGGAGGGCTGTACAGCAACCTGTGGACAGCACACCCGCCATTCCAAATCGACGCAAACTTCGG ATTTGCAGCTGCCATTGCTGAGATGTTGATCCAGAGCACACAGAGTGACCTGTACTTGCTCCCCGCTCTGCCGCGTGATAAGTGGCCCTCAGGCAGCGTCAAAGGGCTGAAGGCCCGTGGCGATGTTACCGTCGACATCCGCTGGAAGGAAGGGGAGCTTCATGAAGCAGTGCTATGGTCATCAAATAATCAGAATTCAGTCGCAAGGCTGCATTACGGCAAAGAGGTTGCCGCCCTGACGCTTCGTCATGGTATCTTTTACAAGTTTGGTAGTGGATTGCGATGTCTGGAGACATGGCCACTCTCCAGATGA